Within the Thermanaeromonas toyohensis ToBE genome, the region CTTTTTTAGGGTTTTCCCAGTTAAACTGACGGACTTGATAAGGACAGGCGGCCAGGCAATAACGGCACCCTATGCAACGCTCTAAATCCACCTGTACCCTACCCCAGTCATCGGTATAGGTTGCCCCTACCGGGCATACCTTTTGACAGGGAGGGTTATCGCACATCTGGCAGGCTACAGGCAAGAAATACATTTGAGGCTGTCCCTTTTGAAGGGTGGGTACTTGGTGCTCCCTACTTCCAGGAGTAAATACTCGGTTCCACCAGGTACCTGGGGGCTGGGCGTTATGGGATTTGCAGACCACCATGCAGGTGCGGCATCCCACACAACGGTCCAGATCGATGACCATCCCTAGCTTCATTTTTCTTCCGCCACCTTTCTTACATCGCACAGAGTTTCGTTCCAGGCCGTATTGGGTGCCCATATGCCAGGGACAAAATAGATCTCATGGGTAGGCTTAATAAAGGGGTAAGTAAGGGAGTTATAGGAATCTCCTTGGAGATACCGGCTCCACCAGCCCTGCTCAAAGACTACTACTTTTCTGCTTAAGCCGGGGTCTAGGACGGCCCATCCCCTTACCCGTCCCCGGTCATTATAGGCTTCTATCAGGTCTCCCTCCTTAATCCCTTTGGGGGCGGCATCTTCCGGGTTAAGGAATATCTTAGGCCTGTTATCCTGTAGTTCGTTCATCCATATATTGTTAGAGTGGGTGGAATGGACCCGGTACAGGGAATTGCGGGTAAGGAATACGAACTGGTACTTTCCTTTGGCCCCGGGGTTTAAAGCGTATTCGCTCTCTTCAAAGGGCGGTTTATGGACAGGCAAAGCTTCCCCGCGGGCTAAAAACCCTTCTTCCTCCCTGTAAAATTCGATCCGGCCGCTTTTTACGAATTTGGCAGTAGCCTCCAAGGGCGCTGGACGGCTTAAGGGAGGGAAGGGCTTACGGAAGTGGATTTGCTCGTAGAAGGGTATTTGCCGGTTACCTGGAACTTCCGATTTAAGACGGACCGGTCCCTTTTTAAGCTGTTCGATAGTGATACCTTCCACAGGAGGGCCGCCCGTCTTAAGGAGTAGCTCAATAACCTTTTCCGCTGCTTCCTTCTCCTCTAAACCCGGGAAAAAGTGGGCTTCAAACTGGGGATTAAGCCTTTTGGCTATCTCCCGAGCGATCCACAATTCAGACCGGGATTCAAATAAGGGTTCAATGGCGGGCTGCTGGAGTTGCATATAGGGGTGCAAGGGGGTGGTAACCAGTTCAATCTTTTCATACCAGGTGGCTACCGGGAATACCACGTCGCTATAACGGCAACTCGTAGTCATCTGATAATCCAGGGCTACAATTAATTCCAGTTCCCCCTTTTCGGCCATATCCCTTAAACGGTTAGCCATATTATGCTGGTCGAAGGGGTTCCCCCACCCAAAGATGAGGGCTTTAAAGCCGTTTTGGGGATAGGGGGCGGTCATGGTTTTAGTGGGCCCATGGAGGAAATAAAGCCACGGGGTCCAACGGGGTGGCTTGGGGAACCACCATTCTTTCACATTGAACCGTATCCTGTACTGGCCGGCATAAGTGGAAATACCCGCGCCAGGTTGGCCGAGATTCCCCGTGAGCACAGGTATCAGGGCTAGGGCCCTCCCCTTTAGATCTCCGTGGTACCATTGGTAGTTGCTAGCTCCATAGATTACATGTAAGGGCTTGATAGTGGCCATCTCCCGGGCGAGCCTCTGTACAACTTCCTTACCTACTCCGGTTTCCTGCTCCACGTATTCTAACGTGTAGGTTTTAAGGTGCTCTTTTAACAGCTGGAAGATGGGTTTAACCTTCACCCTTTGGCCGTCTTTTAACTCCACTTCCCTTTCGCCTTCCAGTATTACGTCCGGGGGGAGGTTTAAGTCTTCTGGATGCACAGCAAGGAAATTTCCGTTATAGGCCACAAAAGCTTCTCGGTAAGGCGGGAGATCTTTAGGCCGATCCAAACCCTTGACTTCTTCTGCCTTTAGCCGGCGTTTGGTGTCTAGCCGCACCAGCAGAGGTAGATCGGTAAAGGTTTTGATAAATTGTTCATCATATAATTTCTCTTCAATAATAATCCGCGCTATCCCCAAGGCCAAGGCTGCATCGCTGCTCGGCTTAAGGCTTACCCACTCATCAGCTTTAGCCGCTGTAGGGCAGTAATTGGGGTCAAAGACTACTAGCTTAGCTCCTTGGTTTCTGGCCTGGATGAGAAGGTCAGAATCGACCAGCCTGGTAACAAGGAGATTGGAGCCAAATACAGCGATATACCTGGAGTTCAGCCACTCCAAGGGTTCTAGCTCTTCTGTTTGTACACCGAAGGTCTGGGGCCAAAACATAGGTAGATCGCCGTTTTTATCATAGGGATGGAAGAGGGTCCAGCCTGCCAGGGTAGAAAGGGCGATCCAGGCCCCTTTCTGGACGTGCCCCGTTCCTCCTACCTGGAAGCTAAAACTTATGCTTTCCGGACCGTACTTGCTAGCTATCTCCTTAAGGCGAGCTGCTGTATAATCCAACGCTTCTTCCCAGGAGACTTCCTTAAACTGACCGCTTCCCCGCGGTCCGGTTCTGATTAAAGGGCGCTTTAAGCGATCAGGTCCGTAAATGAGATTGATGTAGCTTAGACCCCTCAGGCAACCTCGTGGTCCATATAGCGGCTCTGGATAATCATCGGTAGGAAACAGGGTTTTGATCTGACCGTCCACTACCATAGCTTTGATACCACAGGCACCCGTACAGTTGGGCGAACAAACGGAGCGCACAAACTTGAACTGGGAGTTCTTTTCTTCCTTAGCTCCAGATGAGGGTATAAAATAGGCAGGTGAGGCTGCAGCACCGGCCAGAGCCGCAGCTACTGCCGAAGCTTTTAAAAATTGGCGCCGTGTAAGTTTAAGACCTTGTTTTTTCATCGTTACCAGTCACCCCACTCCTTCCTTGACAAGCAATTGTCTTCCTGAACACTAATCAAATCAAGCGAGCTTGGCCCAGGCTATTCAATATTTCTGGATGATGAGCCCCTATTTGTGAAGTTGTACTCATGTTTTCCGGAAAATCTTCTCTAGCAAATTTCGTGCCAAACACAAAAAGCCCTAGAATAAGATTTCTAGAGCTTCGAAAATAGGTGTTTTTAGAGCTTTGAAGATAGTATTTTAGAGCTTGTGAGAAGCCCTTTTAAGACCATCTCTCTAAAATCCTAGAAAGGGTCTCTAAATTTTTAGAATCAGAGTCCAGAATTAGGCAGCAATGATAGCTCCTTTCCAGATTCTATTTTTTCTAGGCGGCAGGTACCTACTTTGGTCAAAGGCTGGCGTGAGATAGGATCCGTTATCCGCGATGTTAAATGATTAGCTGCCT harbors:
- a CDS encoding molybdopterin-dependent oxidoreductase; the protein is MKKQGLKLTRRQFLKASAVAAALAGAAASPAYFIPSSGAKEEKNSQFKFVRSVCSPNCTGACGIKAMVVDGQIKTLFPTDDYPEPLYGPRGCLRGLSYINLIYGPDRLKRPLIRTGPRGSGQFKEVSWEEALDYTAARLKEIASKYGPESISFSFQVGGTGHVQKGAWIALSTLAGWTLFHPYDKNGDLPMFWPQTFGVQTEELEPLEWLNSRYIAVFGSNLLVTRLVDSDLLIQARNQGAKLVVFDPNYCPTAAKADEWVSLKPSSDAALALGIARIIIEEKLYDEQFIKTFTDLPLLVRLDTKRRLKAEEVKGLDRPKDLPPYREAFVAYNGNFLAVHPEDLNLPPDVILEGEREVELKDGQRVKVKPIFQLLKEHLKTYTLEYVEQETGVGKEVVQRLAREMATIKPLHVIYGASNYQWYHGDLKGRALALIPVLTGNLGQPGAGISTYAGQYRIRFNVKEWWFPKPPRWTPWLYFLHGPTKTMTAPYPQNGFKALIFGWGNPFDQHNMANRLRDMAEKGELELIVALDYQMTTSCRYSDVVFPVATWYEKIELVTTPLHPYMQLQQPAIEPLFESRSELWIAREIAKRLNPQFEAHFFPGLEEKEAAEKVIELLLKTGGPPVEGITIEQLKKGPVRLKSEVPGNRQIPFYEQIHFRKPFPPLSRPAPLEATAKFVKSGRIEFYREEEGFLARGEALPVHKPPFEESEYALNPGAKGKYQFVFLTRNSLYRVHSTHSNNIWMNELQDNRPKIFLNPEDAAPKGIKEGDLIEAYNDRGRVRGWAVLDPGLSRKVVVFEQGWWSRYLQGDSYNSLTYPFIKPTHEIYFVPGIWAPNTAWNETLCDVRKVAEEK
- a CDS encoding 4Fe-4S dicluster domain-containing protein, giving the protein MKLGMVIDLDRCVGCRTCMVVCKSHNAQPPGTWWNRVFTPGSREHQVPTLQKGQPQMYFLPVACQMCDNPPCQKVCPVGATYTDDWGRVQVDLERCIGCRYCLAACPYQVRQFNWENPKKAKRKAGYMEGYEYGYPFPHRDKNGRLVYTPNRPKGVVEKCTFCVQYTDNGEKPICVQACPARARFFGDLEDSSSEVNQVLRQRQAFRLKEELGTRPKVFYLPPTTPRK